The Macrobrachium rosenbergii isolate ZJJX-2024 chromosome 56, ASM4041242v1, whole genome shotgun sequence genome includes a region encoding these proteins:
- the LOC136836644 gene encoding uncharacterized protein, giving the protein MELRHSLAFLKRVDNGADTLAFLKRADNGAGTLAFLKRVDNGADTLAFLKKDSNGAGTLAFLKRADNGAGTLAFLKRADNGAGTLAFLKRADNGAGTLAFLKRVDNGADTLAFLKRIDNGADTLAVLKRVDNGADT; this is encoded by the coding sequence ATGGAGCTGAGGCACAGCTTGGCTTTCTTGAAAAGGGTAGACAATGGAGCTGACACCTTGGCTTTCTTGAAAAGGGCAGACAATGGAGCTGGCACCTTGGCTTTCTTGAAAAGGGTAGACAATGGAGCTGACACCTTGGCTTTCTTGAAAAAGGACAGCAATGGAGCTGGCACCTTGGCTTTCTTGAAAAGGGCAGACAATGGAGCTGGCACCTTGGCTTTCTTGAAAAGGGCAGACAATGGAGCTGGCACCTTGGCTTTCTTGAAAAGGGCAGACAATGGAGCTGGCACCTTGGCATTTTTAAAAAGGGTAGACAATGGAGCTGACACCTTGGCTTTCTTGAAAAGGATAGACAATGGAGCTGACACCTTGGCTGTCTTGAAAAGGGTAGACAATGGAGCTGACACCTGA
- the LOC136836645 gene encoding uncharacterized protein, translating to MADGPQELLLHLPGGTMMASGVLHAYNKWTIHKKQKQQAEALGETRRLPQLLEEKDVTPQETKEMERKIRTEFEEEIQKRDNMIKELANKLDIALRQGEKTENLLAEANDREMQLGISFGILQEELLIRDDQIENLLNEERNWKREKQELEHQIEIALHHGKEMENWYEIEKARADEIDQYLTSREYETKVRDTFVAVEVKKRDEKIEEMANQLEAALHHGKEMENLVEKEKARANEMVRYLSSLREYEKNLRDRFAVEVKNRDEKIQEIADKLQAALHHGVMMENLMKTEKARADEMDKYLTTLREYETTLRDRFAVEVKNRDKKIQETADKLEAALHHGKKLENLLKILKARADEMDRELTSLQKYKAKVKDGFPVNVNKKHEKIDELNRLLSIIERNWST from the coding sequence ATGGCGGATGGTCCACAAGAGTTACTGCTGCACTTGCCAGGCGGCACTATGATGGCTTCTGGTGTATTACATGCTTATAATAAATggacaattcataaaaaacaaaagcaacaggcAGAGGCTCTTGGAGAAACGAGAAGACTACCACAGCTGTTGGAAGAGAAAGACGTAACGCCACAGGAAACTAAAGAGATGGAGAGGAAAATTAGGACTGAATTTGAAGAAGAGATCCAGAAAAGGGATAATATGATAAAAGAATTGGCCAACAAGCTTGATATTGCTCTCCGGCAAGGGGAGAAGACGGAGAATTTGTTGGCAGAGGCAAATGACAGAGAAATGCAGCTGGGAATCTCCTTCGGAATCTTGCAAGAGGAGCTTCTGATCAGAGATGATCAAATTGAAAATCTCTTAAACGAAGAACGAAATTGGAAACGCGAAAAACAAGAACTGGAACATCAAATCGAGATTGCTCTCCATCATGGAAAGGAGATGGAGAACTGGTATGAAATAGAAAAGGCCAGAGCAGATGAAATAGACCAGTACTTGACCtcaagagaatatgaaacaaaGGTTAGAGACACCTTTGTTGCTGTCGAAGTCAAGAAAAGGGATGAGAAAATTGAAGAAATGGCCAACCAACTTGAGGCTGCTCTCCATCATGGAAAGGAGATGGAGAacttagtggaaaaagaaaaggccAGAGCAAATGAGATGGTCCGGTACTTGAGCTCCCTACgagaatatgaaaaaaacctTAGAGATCGCTTTGCTGTGGAGGTCAAGAACAGGGATGAGAAGATACAAGAAATCGCCGACAAACTTCAGGCTGCTCTCCATCACGGAGTGATGATGGAGAACTTGATGAAAACAGAAAAGGCTAGAGCAGACGAGATGGACAAATACCTGACCACCTTGCGAGAATATGAAACAACGCTAAGAGACCGCTTTGCTGTGGAGGTCAAGAATAGGGATAAGAAGATACAAGAAACTGCCGACAAACTTGAGGCTGCTCTCCATCACGGAAAGAAGTTGGAGAACTTGCTGAAAATATTAAAGGCCAGAGCAGATGAAATGGACAGAGAATTGACTtccttacaaaaatataaagcaaaggtTAAAGATGGTTTTCCTGTGAACGTCAACAAGAAGCATGAGAAAATAGATGAATTGAACAGGCTGCTCTCCATCATAGAAAGGAATTGGAGCacttag